A section of the Clostridium sp. TW13 genome encodes:
- a CDS encoding ABC transporter ATP-binding protein: MLKVLKNNYILIKVNKVTEIAIKICRALKIVWKSSPFICIFSLINTILNGVMVSVTTIISKYFLDSITIVLTNSNTYEAKKHAFFWLILEFTVVIFSYILNRLNSYFADIQSKSLNIYISDILMKKTNELDLSYFENSEFYNKIEKASAESISSILSVTNSLMQFIQSIATLIGTAAIVLTLNPLILILCVLTTIPMFFVNIKISQMKYDVYNKRIEEVRFAHHLKFIATNCNSIKELRLNRLEGYFRSIIISILRKHLNQDKDVGKKQFIRLAIVDILSTIISYCYKFYVVILTIAKGLTIGSMNMYIQSLTSVENSIRSTLDNMASLYSNNLYMDNFFDVVDLKAQIADTDNSIELDNKGFASIEFKNVSFKYPSSKTYILKNINLTIKNNQTCAIVGLNGSGKTTLTKLLTRLYDPTEGEIYINGIDIKKYTLDSLYKNISVIFQDFMKYPFSIKDNIGFGNLDKINDIDLIKKCATKSNSYEFIDKLENKFDTQLQKMWSNGIDLSLGQWQKLAISRAFMSDSSILILDEPTASLDAEAEYEIFNNFKELIGTSTSVLISHRFSTVKMADIIYVLENGQITESGTHPDLMLNNGLYSRLYKMQAEAFTDIDKAVT, from the coding sequence TATATGTATTTTTTCTTTAATTAATACAATATTAAATGGAGTTATGGTCTCAGTGACAACAATAATTTCAAAATACTTTCTTGATAGTATTACAATTGTTTTAACTAATAGTAATACTTATGAAGCAAAAAAGCATGCCTTCTTTTGGTTAATATTAGAGTTCACTGTTGTAATATTTTCATATATTCTAAACAGACTAAATTCATACTTTGCCGATATTCAATCAAAATCATTAAATATATATATATCAGATATTCTTATGAAAAAAACTAATGAACTAGATCTTTCATATTTTGAAAACAGTGAGTTTTACAATAAAATTGAAAAGGCGAGTGCTGAATCCATATCAAGCATACTCTCTGTAACTAATAGTCTTATGCAATTTATTCAAAGCATTGCTACCCTTATAGGTACTGCAGCAATTGTCCTTACATTGAACCCTTTAATATTAATTTTATGCGTACTAACCACAATACCTATGTTTTTTGTAAATATAAAAATTTCTCAAATGAAGTATGATGTATATAATAAAAGAATTGAAGAAGTAAGATTTGCTCATCACTTAAAATTTATTGCTACTAATTGCAACAGTATTAAAGAATTGCGCTTAAATAGATTAGAAGGATATTTTAGAAGTATTATCATATCAATCTTAAGGAAACACTTAAATCAAGATAAGGATGTTGGGAAAAAGCAATTTATACGGTTAGCTATAGTAGATATATTAAGCACAATTATATCGTATTGCTATAAGTTTTATGTTGTTATCCTTACAATAGCAAAGGGCTTAACCATAGGTTCTATGAATATGTACATTCAATCCCTTACCAGCGTTGAAAATTCCATTAGGAGTACCTTAGATAACATGGCATCATTATATTCAAATAACTTATATATGGATAATTTCTTTGATGTAGTTGATTTAAAAGCTCAAATAGCAGATACTGATAATTCAATTGAATTGGATAACAAAGGATTTGCTAGTATTGAATTCAAAAATGTATCTTTTAAGTATCCTAGTTCCAAAACCTACATTCTAAAAAATATAAATCTTACTATAAAGAATAATCAAACTTGTGCTATCGTTGGTCTTAACGGAAGTGGAAAGACTACTTTAACTAAGCTTCTTACAAGGTTATATGACCCTACTGAAGGTGAAATATATATCAACGGAATTGATATAAAAAAGTATACCCTCGATTCATTATATAAAAATATAAGTGTAATTTTTCAAGACTTTATGAAATACCCTTTTTCTATAAAAGATAATATTGGATTTGGAAACCTAGATAAAATCAACGACATTGACCTTATAAAAAAGTGCGCTACGAAGTCAAATTCTTACGAATTTATCGACAAATTAGAGAATAAATTCGATACCCAATTACAAAAAATGTGGTCAAATGGTATTGATTTATCTCTAGGTCAATGGCAAAAATTAGCTATTTCCAGGGCCTTTATGAGTGATTCGTCAATTTTAATTTTGGATGAACCAACTGCCTCCCTAGATGCTGAAGCTGAATATGAAATTTTCAATAACTTTAAAGAATTAATAGGGACTTCAACCAGTGTTCTAATATCTCATAGATTTTCAACTGTAAAAATGGCAGATATAATATATGTCTTAGAAAATGGGCAAATTACTGAGAGTGGTACCCATCCAGATTTAATGCTCAACAACGGGTTATACTCTAGATTATACAAAATGCAAGCTGAAGCATTTACTGACATAGATAAAGCAGTAACTTAA